The Paramisgurnus dabryanus chromosome 1, PD_genome_1.1, whole genome shotgun sequence genome includes a window with the following:
- the LOC135779417 gene encoding histone H2B-like, giving the protein MPEPAKPAPKKGSKKAVTKSAAKSGKKRRRSRKESYAIYVYKVLKQVHPDTGISSKAMGIMNSFVNDIFERIAGESSRLAHYNKRSTITSREIQTAVRLLLPGELAKHAVSEGTKAVTKYTSSK; this is encoded by the coding sequence ATGCCTGAGCCAGCAAAGCCCGCGCCCAAGAAGGGCTCAAAGAAAGCCGTCACCAAGAGCGCCGCCAAGAGTGGAAAGAAGCGCAGGAGGTCCAGGAAGGAGAGCTACGCCATCTACGTGTACAAAGTCCTGAAGCAGGTTCATCCCGACACCGGCATTTCTTCAAAGGCGATGGGCATCATGAACTCTTTCGTCAACGACATCTTTGAGCGCATCGCCGGTGAGTCTTCTCGTCTCGCTCACTACAACAAGCGCTCCACCATCACCTCGAGAGAGATCCAGACCGCCGTGCGGCTCCTGCTGCCCGGTGAACTCGCCAAACACGCCGTGTCTGAGGGAACAAAGGCCGTCACCAAATACACGAGCTCCAAGTAA
- the LOC135752596 gene encoding histone H4, with protein MSGRGKGGKGLGKGGAKRHRKVLRDNIQGITKPAIRRLARRGGVKRISGLIYEETRGVLKVFLENVIRDAVTYTEHAKRKTVTAMDVVYALKRQGRTLYGFGG; from the coding sequence ATGTCTGGAAGAGGTAAAGGCGGTAAAGGACTCGGAAAAGGAGGCGCTAAGCGTCATCGTAAGGTTCTCCGTGATAACATCCAGGGTATCACCAAACCCGCCATCCGTCGTCTCGCTCGCCGTGGTGGTGTCAAGCGTATCTCCGGTCTTATCTACGAGGAGACCCGCGGTGTGTTGAAGGTGTTTCTGGAGAATGTTATCCGTGACGCCGTCACCTACACCGAGCACGCCAAGAGAAAGACCGTCACCGCTATGGATGTCGTGTACGCGCTGAAGAGACAGGGACGCACACTGTACGGTTTCGGAGGTTAA
- the LOC135779322 gene encoding histone H3, translating to MARTKQTARKSTGGKAPRKQLATKAARKSAPATGGVKKPHRYRPGTVALREIRRYQKSTELLIRKLPFQRLVREIAQDFKTDLRFQSSAVMALQESSEAYLVGLFEDTNLCAIHAKRVTIMPKDIQLARRIRGERA from the coding sequence ATGGCAAGAACCAAGCAGACCGCTCGTAAATCTACCGGAGGCAAAGCCCCAAGGAAGCAGCTCGCTACTAAAGCCGCCCGTAAGAGCGCCCCGGCCACCGGTGGAGTGAAGAAGCCTCATCGTTACAGGCCCGGCACCGTGGCTCTGAGAGAGATCCGCCGTTATCAGAAATCAACCGAGCTGCTGATCCGCAAACTTCCCTTCCAGCGTCTGGTGAGAGAAATCGCTCAGGACTTCAAGACGGATCTGCGCTTCCAGAGCTCTGCTGTCATGGCCCTGCAGGAGTCCAGTGAGGCTTACTTGGTCGGTCTGTTCGAGGACACCAACCTGTGCGCCATCCACGCCAAGAGGGTCACCATCATGCCCAAAGACATACAGCTGGCCCGCCGTATCCGCGGAGAGCGCGCTTAA
- the LOC135779309 gene encoding histone H2A-like produces the protein MSGRGKTGGKARAKAKTRSSRAGLQFPVGRVHRLLRKGNYAERVGAGAPVYLAAVLEYLTAEILELAGNAARDNKKTRIIPRHLQLAVRNDEELNKLLGGVTIAQGGVLPNIQAVLLPKKTEKPAKTK, from the coding sequence ATGAGCGGCAGAGGTAAAACCGGCGGTAAGGCGAGAGCGAAGGCCAAGACTCGCTCATCCAGAGCTGGACTGCAGTTCCCCGTCGGTCGTGTTCACAGACTTCTCCGTAAAGGCAACTATGCTGAGCGTGTCGGTGCCGGTGCTCCCGTCTATCTGGCCGCAGTGCTCGAGTATCTGACCGCTGAGATCCTGGAGTTGGCCGGAAACGCCGCTCGTGACAACAAGAAGACTCGCATCATTCCCCGTCATCTGCAGCTGGCGGTGCGCAATGACGAGGAGCTGAACAAACTTCTGGGCGGTGTGACCATCGCTCAGGGCGGCGTGCTGCCCAACATCCAGGCTGTGCTGTTGCCCAAGAAGACTGAGAAGCCCGCCAAGACCAAATAA